From one Culex quinquefasciatus strain JHB chromosome 3, VPISU_Cqui_1.0_pri_paternal, whole genome shotgun sequence genomic stretch:
- the LOC6046053 gene encoding zinc finger protein 628, which translates to MCTKNLSCPLCCRSNFPNIDALRISLLKVTSRPLKCPICVDEVLGLDKLTIHLFGHSILGPEDGKPPPPPVPPAVEKKKPPTTTSQLKSVRKSRSTQKTQPIEPSRCGICGDEFRDQSLLQMHQSVFHEIPIRPLEEKPPLTFQCTMCPKVFKMKGSLKIHMRVVHLGCPKKAATVTTNGSSDVPPSDPPPAYPSTDVVHCNIPKTPPPLAVVQPTLAPPPPLQPVPQLPQQIHHQPPAQTVTISTSPMSQPQIIKIIDPRQLAEFIYVTNQQQLQQQQQQHQQVVERAIINATPPSSVPPSPKDLTTTSNSSAPSPSQPQQLNSPQATTPQGGGADPNKQWECDVCKKSFTTKYFLKKHKRLHTGEMPYSCKICFKSFTFQQSYHKHLLYHSDDKPHVCSQCGRAFKELSTLHNHERIHSGEKPFSCETCGKCFRQRVSYLVHRRIHTNTQPYKCTACEKSFRYKVSQRTHKCPAQPPGTVIRQTGDLLQKLLQSSAILPTLQEQQQPSTASPPPAPPSSVETVVEQTPDDEDDATGSEDYINRTLDELLKESYDKMGISGDQSQLYAAMDGGSGGSSSSGGVGGESSVLVPRIENLCLMSPGPRGDLMSFDGESMEVIDSYKLDLLYN; encoded by the exons ATGTGTACCAAGAACCTGTCGTGTCCGCTGTGCTGCAGGTCCAATTTTCCCAACATTGACGCCTTACGTATCAGCTTGCTGAAGGTAACCTCGCGGCCATTAAAATGTCCAATTTGTGTGGATGAAGTGTTGGGGCTAGACAAGTTGACGATTCACCTCTTCGGGCATTCGATCCTGGGCCCAGAAGACGGGAAGCCACCGCCTCCACCTGTTCCCCCTGCTGTGGAGAAGAAGAAACCGCCCACGACCACGAGTCAGCTGAAGAGCGTACGAAAGTCGCGATCGACCCAGAAGACACAGCCCATTGAACCGAGCAGATGTGGCATATGTGGTGACGAATTTCGCGACCAGAGTCTGCTGCAGATGCATCAATCAGTTTTTCACGAAATTCCCATTCGACCATTGGAGGAGAAACCACCGCTGACGTTCCAGTGTACGATGTGCCCAAAGGTGTTCAAAATGAAAGGTTCGCTCAAGATCCACATGCGGGTTGTCCACCTGGGTTGCCCGAAGAAAGCGGCAACTGTCACGACTAACGGAAGCAGTGATGTCCCACCTTCCGATCCACCGCCAGCCTATCCGTCCACTGACGTAGTTCACTGTAACATCCCAAAGACGCCGCCTCCACTTGCGGTGGTACAGCCAACACTAGCTCCACCCCCTCCGCTACAACCAGTACCGCAACTTCCGCAACAAATTCACCACCAACCACCAGCCCAGACCGTCACCATCTCGACCAGCCCGATGAGTCAGCCGCAGATCATCAAGATCATAGACCCGAGACAGCTGGCCGAGTTCATCTACGTAACAAATCAACAACAGttgcaacagcagcaacaacaacaccaacagGTTGTCGAACGAGCCATCATCAACGCGACTCCACCAAGTAGTGTTCCGCCCTCGCCAAAGGATCTGACCACCACCAGCAACAGTTCGGCCCCTTCGCCGTCCCAGCCGCAGCAGCTGAATTCGCCCCAAGCGACCACCCCGCAGGGTGGTGGGGCTGACCCGAACAAGCAGTGGGAGTGCGACGTCTGCAAGAAAAGCTTCACCACCAAGTACTTCCTGAAGAAGCACAAGCGGCTGCACACGG gagAAATGCCATATTCGTGCAAAATCTGCTTTAAATCGTTCACGTTTCAACAATCGTACCACAAGCATCTACTGTATCACAGTGATGATAAACCCCACGTCTGTTCGCAGTGTGGGCGAGCTTTCAAGGAGCTTTCCACGCTACACAACCATGAACGGATTCATAGCGGAGAAAAACCGTTTTCCTGCGAAACGTGCG GGAAATGCTTCCGACAGCGTGTGTCCTACCTGGTACATCGTCGTATCCACACCAATACTCAACCGTACAAGTGTACCGCTTGCGAGAAGAGCTTCCGTTACAAG GTATCCCAGCGGACTCACAAATGCCCCGCCCAGCCGCCCGGAACCGTAATCCGCCAAACGGGTGACCTACTACAGAAACTGCTCCAGTCCTCGGCTATCCTGCCAACGCTACAGGAACAGCAGCAACCCTCGACAGCCTCACCACCGCCAGCCCCACCCTCCTCCGTGGAGACCGTCGTCGAGCAGACCCCGGACGATGAAGACGACGCGACCGGATCCGAAGACTACATCAACCGAACGCTGGACGAACTGCTGAAGGAGTCGTACGACAAGATGGGCATTTCCGGCGACCAGAGCCAGCTGTACGCAGCGATGGACGGCGGATCGGGCGGGTCTTCGTCGTCCGGCGGCGTCGGCGGTGAATCGAGCGTGCTCGTGCCACGGATCGAGAATCTCTGCCTGATGTCTCCCGGTCCGCGGGGCGATTTGATGAGCTTTGACGGGGAGTCGATGGAGGTGATCGATTCGTACAAGCTGGACTTGCTGTACAATTGA
- the LOC6046058 gene encoding coiled-coil domain-containing protein 39: MAQPYVIRVMEEMGWGADGGFIPIANEANRKLLEYVNKLAERKGSVAGRVQASDTRFGNLQVHLKSAQLEFDQNLKLLAEDKCQIDAEHGRLKLTENEGGRMRKMAREVQYERGDLEQHDQRAQKDMKKLASNMERFTERIKWAKAALVEWKQVMGNGEETNKLIEKYCKLDAGKAESLEAKRKILEDKVSKRRTTLVALAEEYRSLEQVLERTSQLYRQAHTERRHLVLTWKEAVKHMNQREEDIKEVEGEIERAREFSDLLGEDLKAQDEFLEEQQRNNREIELGIAELNVEVSKLRNRLSALTDNVQLKTNEYQITRKAVQNVSNKLTSMRNKNRQALMEEAEKERQIHTNLSQLEELREKFENFRSKTLCAQERLRQLNEIVEQEERQMKVLSDETARLSTALYRAQSQLVAMKDEEKLLRIEVLSTESGIGKIKAAMKIQEREIIRQTEISYNVDYNIEKLEERIANMRGENKQEGANRAHAKLVQAEAIYLARKQNYSLLQAQIAKVQINFRNLNSIYQQDYAEIERMVGKLKEKTLIVEGGEKKLRQCTTENQERLVERSLLKMRIKQMESRVDKQNDKMYTLERHRMELETAITERLIDINSQKDMLLLKKKYLQDERATLKADISERALKIEQLKNRYDLSLDLLGKNDDGTIVTATQIKIQNAQEKYILLREGSELNVKILKAEEDLKALENTLKVMNFSNESYKRGFQKVDEDNPDIQQLNQIQNDYCKAVTALKSVRTDLAFNTENLHNLNEEREESDKGLEAAQKNRLDSNDILLKIQKELLDQKTKIQRAERELRLAIKAAKAKTNDEELLLTFQKDLNLKELEERNSMAMHQIADLVDFAPDLNPTVSKYFYDKGLRLPVIRRTKSQISWRSENSPGSDLSGRGDTASSKPMSKMSACSTSTRSSDSDIAKSFDNRMSAGLSVILIDFPGASSKKTQGTMKK, encoded by the exons ATGGCCCAACCGTACGTGATCCGGGTGATGGAGGAGATGGGATGGGGCGCGGACGGTGGCTTCATCCCGATCGCCAACGAAGCCAACCGGAAGCTGCTCGAGTACGTGAACAAGCTGGCGGAACGGAAGGGCAGCGTGGCGGGCCGGGTTCAGGCCAGCGATACGCGGTTCGGGAACCTGCAGGTGCACCTGAAGAGTGCCCAGCTGGAGTTCGATCAGAACCTGAAGCTGCTGGCGGAGGACAAGTGCCAGATCGATGCCGAGCACGGGCGGCTGAAGCTGACCGAGAACGAGGGAGGGAGGATGCGGAAGATGGCGCGGGAGGTGCAGTACGAGCGCGGGGACCTGGAGCAGCACGACCAGCGGGCGCAGA AGGACATGAAGAAGCTGGCCTCGAACATGGAGCGCTTCACCGAACGCATCAAGTGGGCCAAAGCGGCCCTGGTCGAGTGGAAACAGGTCATGGGAAACGGCGAAGAGACGAACAAGCTGATCGAGAAGTACTGCAAGCTGGACGCCGGTAAGGCCGAATCGCTGGAGGCAAAGCGCAAGATACTCGAGGACAAGGTGTCGAAGCGTCGCACCACGCTGGTGGCGCTGGCCGAAGAGTACCGTTCGCTGGAGCAGGTGCTGGAGCGCACGTCGCAGCTGTACAGACAGGCGCACACGGAACGGCGGCATCTGGTGCTGACGTGGAAGGAAGCGGTCAAGCACATGAACCAGAGGGAGGAGGATATAAAGGAGGTTGAGGGTGAAATTGAGCGTGCGAGGGAGTTTAGCGATTTGCTGGGTGAGGATTTGAAGGCGCAGGATGAGTTCTTGGAGGAACAGCAGAGGAACAATAGGGAGATTGAGTTGGGGATTGCTGAGTTGAATGTGGAGGTTTCTAAGTTGAGGAATCGTTTGAGTGCGTTGACGGATAATGTGCAGCTGAAGACTAATGAGTATCAGATAACGCGTAAGGCGGTGCAGAATGTGTCGAATAAGCTGACGAGCATGCGTAACAAGAATCGGCAGGCGTTGATGGAGGAAGCGGAGAAGGAACGACAGATTCATACGAATCTGAGTCAGCTGGAGGAGTTGagggaaaagtttgaaaattttagaagtaAGACGTTGTGCGCGCAGGAGCGTTTGCGGCAGCTGAACGAGATTGTTGAGCAGGAAGAGCGTCAGATGAAGGTGCTGAGCGATGAGACGGCTCGACTGTCGACGGCGCTGTATCGTGCTCAGTCGCAGCTTGTGGCGATGAAGGACGAGGAGAAGCTGCTGCGAATCGAGGTTCTATCGACGGAGTCTGGCATCGGGAAGATCAAGGCGGCGATGAAAATTCAGGAGCGGGAGATAATTCGCCAGACGGAGATTTCGTACAACGTGGATTACAACATTGAGAAGCTGGAGGAACGGATTGCAAACATGAGAGGGGAGAACAAGCAAGAAGGAGCGAATCGTGCGCACGCGAAGCTGGTCCAAGCGGAAGCGATCTACCTGGCGAGGAAGCAGAACTACTCGCTGCTACAGGCGCAGATTGCCAAGGTTCAgatcaattttcgtaatttgaaCTCGATTTATCAGCAAGATTACGCGGAGATTGAGCGGATGGTTGGGAAGCTGAAGGAGAAGACACTGATTGTGGAGGGTGGCGAGAAGAAGCTGCGGCAGTGCACTACCGAGAATCAGGAACGGTTGGTTGAGAGGAGCTTGCTGAAGATGCGGATCAAGCAGATGGAATCGCGTGTGGATAAGCAGAACGACAAGATGTACACGTTGGAGCGGCACCGGATGGAGCTGGAGACGGCCATTACGGAACGGTTGATTGATATCAACTCGCAGAAGGATATGCTACTGTTGAAGAAGAAATACCTGCAAGATGAGCGAGCGACGCTTAAGGCGGACATAAGCGAGAGAGCGCTGAAGATTGAGCAGTTGAAGAACCGCTACGATCTGTCGCTGGACCTGTTGGGCAAGAACGACGACGGGACGATTGTGACGGCAACGCAGATCAAAATTCAGAATGCCCAGGAGAAGTACATATTGCTTCGAGAGGGCAGCGAACTGAACGTAAAGATCCTCAAAGCGGAGGAAGATTTGAAGGCGCTGGAGAACACGTTGAAGGTTATGAACTTTTCCAATGAGAGCTATAAGCGCGGGTTTCAGAAGGTGGACGAAGACAATCCGGACATTCAGCAGTTGAATCAAATCCAGAACGATTACTGTAAGGCGGTGACCGCTCTGAAGAGCGTTCGTACGGATTTGGCTTTCAACACTGAGAACCTGCACAACTTGAACGAAGAGCGGGAGGAAAGCGACAAAGGACTGGAAGCAGCGCAAAAGAATCGCCTCGATAGCAACGACATCTTGCTCAAGATCCAGAAAGAACTGCTCGACCAAAAGACGAAAATCCAACGCGCCGAGCGAGAACTTCGCCTAGCGATCAAAGCCGCCAAAGCCAAAACCAACGACGAAGAACTGCTGCTCACGTTCCAGAAGGATCTGAACCTGAAAGAACTCGAGGAGCGCAACAGCATGGCGATGCATCAGATCGCCGACCTGGTCGATTTTGCCCCAGACCTGAACCCAACAGTCAGCAAGTACTTTTACGACAAGGGACTCCGCCTGCCGGTGATTCGTCGCACCAAGAGTCAGATCTCGTGGCGCAGCGAAAACTCGCCCGGCTCGGACCTGAGCGGACGCGGCGACACGGCGTCGTCCAAACCGA tgtccaAAATGTCGGCCTGCTCGACGTCGACGCGCTCGTCCGATTCCGACATTGCCAAATCGTTCGACAACCGGATGAGTGCGGGTCTGTCGGTGATTCTGATTGACTTTCCCGGGGCCAGCAGCAAGAAAACGCAGGGCACGATGAAGAAGTAG